One window from the genome of Desulfovibrio legallii encodes:
- a CDS encoding iron-containing alcohol dehydrogenase has translation MWDEACDYNAVRELRVKTTAYLGVGAIDKLDDILAQLRREGVSALLCVTGGHAYKATGAWDKLEAAAARQGMTLALYNKVTPNPTTDSVDEAAALGRARGVGAVLAIGGGSPIDCAKSAAIMLAYPDKTAEELYCFRFTPEKALPIVAVNLTHGTGSEVNRFAVATVTKLNYKPAIAYDCIYPRYAIDDPALMAALAPDQTRYVSIDAVNHVIEAATSTVSNPLAVLLARETIRLVHAWLPKALADPANLRARYELCFAALQAGVAFDNGLLHFTHALEHPLSAVCPQLAHGLGLAVLLPAVIQECYPARPGLLAHILQPLAPNLKGVPAEAREAARAVEAWLAEVGVPQKLEDIGVQEADVPRFCDLVEQTPSLGLLLSVAPVKASRERVARIYATSLRPLA, from the coding sequence ATGTGGGACGAAGCCTGCGACTATAATGCGGTACGGGAGCTGCGCGTCAAGACGACGGCATATCTGGGCGTGGGGGCCATTGACAAGCTGGACGACATCCTGGCTCAACTCCGCCGGGAGGGCGTCAGCGCGTTGCTCTGCGTCACGGGCGGGCACGCCTATAAGGCCACGGGGGCCTGGGACAAGCTGGAGGCGGCCGCCGCCCGCCAAGGCATGACGCTGGCCCTGTACAACAAGGTGACGCCCAACCCCACGACCGACAGCGTGGACGAGGCCGCGGCCCTGGGCCGCGCCCGGGGCGTGGGGGCCGTGCTGGCCATCGGCGGCGGCAGCCCCATAGACTGCGCCAAGAGCGCCGCCATCATGCTGGCCTATCCGGATAAAACCGCCGAGGAGCTTTACTGTTTCCGCTTTACGCCTGAAAAGGCCCTGCCCATTGTCGCCGTTAACCTGACCCACGGCACGGGCAGTGAGGTCAACCGCTTTGCCGTGGCCACGGTAACCAAGCTCAACTATAAGCCCGCCATTGCCTATGACTGCATCTATCCGCGCTACGCCATTGACGATCCGGCCCTCATGGCGGCCCTGGCCCCGGACCAGACCCGCTATGTCTCCATCGACGCCGTCAACCATGTGATAGAGGCGGCCACCAGCACGGTTTCAAACCCCCTGGCCGTCCTTCTGGCGCGGGAAACCATCCGCCTGGTCCATGCCTGGCTGCCCAAGGCCCTGGCAGATCCGGCCAACCTCAGGGCGCGCTATGAGCTGTGCTTTGCCGCCCTGCAGGCGGGCGTGGCCTTTGACAACGGGCTTCTGCACTTCACCCACGCGCTGGAACACCCGCTGAGCGCCGTCTGCCCGCAGCTGGCCCACGGCCTGGGCCTGGCCGTGCTGCTGCCCGCCGTAATCCAGGAGTGCTATCCGGCCCGGCCCGGCCTGCTGGCCCACATTCTGCAGCCGCTGGCCCCCAACCTCAAAGGCGTGCCCGCCGAGGCCCGCGAGGCCGCCCGCGCGGTGGAAGCTTGGCTCGCCGAAGTGGGCGTGCCCCAGAAGCTGGAGGACATAGGCGTGCAGGAAGCGGACGTGCCCCGCTTCTGCGATCTGGTGGAACAAACCCCCTCGCTGGGGCTGCTGCTTTCCGTAGCGCCCGTCAAGGCCTCCAGAGAGCGCGTGGCCCGCATCTACGCCACTTCGCTGCGCCCCCTGGCCTGA